From Alteromonas sp. RKMC-009, one genomic window encodes:
- a CDS encoding AAA family ATPase: MKILTLRLKNLNALKGEWKLDFTGAPFTDNGLFAITGATGAGKTTLLDAICLALYHQTPRLGQLSASSNEIMTRGTGDCLAEVEFSVKGTAYRAFWSMRRARGNADGNLQPAEVELAEVKSGKVLATQIRPKAEEIERITGLNFARFTKSMMLSQGDFAAFLNAQENERAELLEELTGTEIYGEISRRVHEKYKEAEQELALLRGNRNNISVLSEEERASLVLALAQADNTLKEAREACEHWQSGLNWQAGFAQRLSQKQQAEAALAKAKDDLTAFAPEAEKLRQGELAEQIKPEYEQLRAAESEVQTLQQRNELLKEQQQQSAQHAESSLKEKDQCTAALEIAEQEGSARIALIHNRVIPLDNNIARLTQEKRELESALEQQKAITDKLAADIAGYEQAVVSMHEQLTAHKNYLDAHRADSVLLTKLSGWRGQINQLGGLTAIVATSEEQAVKAREQVDGQTHQVAQAEKARNEAINLYNDKQSAVTKQQQIVNSLAAEQSGQQIEQELLAIEQCWAPLNRAMSLQQQYLKLCGKQSEHKAEQARLQSDYDEAVKQCGLMREEFVALRQSLKDVTLLLKQEEQLAEFRMQLTDGEACPLCGSLSHPASGEVALDVSATLTRKHELEARLKEAESRGIAQNELCERLRLGLEQNTQALEKAIQDSDDIAAQWETISQEAGVSVSLNDETGLTQYEQQQKNRGAVLREQRSRANLEKEKLAALTTELNELQRQVSHGENQVALAAERLAQYQKQAGDTQSALKSAQQQCAALHNAIAKETADAGHPLPSSGFEAWLESLEEKAQQWADTKEQVTALEQQASQQAVYRENAQQNWQAAKAQAGKLSTAFNALCDTLTQHQTERHALAGTTPSQTAITEAEQRIAQAKQVAQQAQERATAAKERHTGITSSLNAAVEALGAAQQKTEELSERWQMQRNRAGFDSDTDFQNALLTPGVRDQLSREKQTLEAATQRHSALFESACTQYNSWLNDEQAALWQQADGDELQSKYQQANEERDRILTRRGELAARCQADDEQREKLHSLSEGIAEKEQAFEITSALHGLIGSATGDKFRKFAQGLTLDNLIVLANRQLQRLHGRYRLQRKQADGLAILVVDTWQGDIARDTRTLSGGESFLVSLSLALALSDLVSHKTSIDSLFLDEGFGTLDAQTLDIALDALDNLNASGKMIGVISHIEAMKERIPVQIRVNKRSGLGISELDKSFRFSPEAPLAG; encoded by the coding sequence ATGAAAATTTTGACCCTGCGGCTTAAAAACCTCAATGCGCTCAAAGGTGAGTGGAAGCTGGATTTCACCGGCGCCCCGTTTACGGATAACGGCCTCTTTGCCATCACCGGTGCTACCGGAGCAGGCAAAACCACCTTACTGGATGCAATCTGTCTGGCGCTTTATCATCAGACGCCCAGGCTTGGGCAACTGTCTGCGTCATCCAATGAAATCATGACCCGTGGTACCGGTGACTGTCTGGCTGAAGTTGAGTTTTCTGTTAAGGGCACGGCCTACCGTGCTTTCTGGAGTATGCGGCGGGCACGGGGTAACGCAGACGGAAACCTGCAACCGGCGGAAGTGGAACTGGCCGAAGTAAAAAGCGGGAAGGTACTGGCAACACAAATCCGTCCGAAAGCGGAGGAGATAGAGCGGATCACCGGTTTAAACTTTGCCCGTTTTACTAAATCCATGATGTTGTCGCAGGGGGACTTTGCAGCCTTCCTGAATGCGCAGGAAAACGAAAGAGCGGAGCTGCTTGAAGAGCTGACCGGCACCGAAATCTACGGTGAGATTTCCCGCCGCGTTCATGAAAAATATAAAGAAGCTGAACAGGAACTGGCATTGCTGCGGGGAAACCGCAATAACATTTCTGTGCTGAGTGAAGAAGAAAGAGCATCGCTGGTTTTGGCACTGGCGCAGGCCGACAATACGCTGAAGGAAGCCCGCGAAGCGTGTGAACACTGGCAGAGCGGGCTGAACTGGCAGGCCGGTTTTGCACAGCGCTTGTCACAGAAGCAGCAGGCAGAAGCTGCGCTGGCTAAAGCAAAAGATGATCTCACTGCATTTGCACCGGAGGCAGAAAAACTGCGGCAGGGTGAACTGGCAGAGCAAATTAAACCTGAATATGAGCAACTGCGTGCGGCAGAATCTGAAGTGCAGACATTGCAGCAGCGCAATGAACTGCTGAAAGAGCAGCAACAGCAAAGTGCACAGCACGCAGAAAGCAGCCTTAAAGAGAAAGACCAGTGCACCGCAGCCCTGGAAATCGCGGAGCAGGAAGGAAGTGCCCGCATTGCACTTATTCATAACCGCGTGATCCCGCTGGATAACAATATTGCCAGGCTGACTCAGGAAAAGCGTGAACTTGAATCCGCGCTGGAGCAGCAAAAAGCAATCACTGACAAACTTGCCGCAGATATTGCAGGATATGAGCAGGCGGTAGTAAGCATGCATGAGCAACTGACTGCGCATAAAAACTACCTGGACGCACATCGGGCCGACAGTGTTTTGCTGACGAAGCTGTCAGGCTGGCGCGGACAAATCAATCAGCTTGGCGGGCTCACCGCCATTGTGGCGACTTCAGAAGAACAAGCCGTAAAGGCCCGTGAGCAGGTTGACGGGCAGACACATCAGGTTGCACAGGCGGAAAAAGCCCGCAATGAGGCTATCAATCTTTATAACGACAAGCAGTCTGCTGTGACAAAACAACAGCAGATAGTTAATTCGCTGGCCGCTGAACAAAGCGGGCAGCAGATCGAACAGGAGTTACTGGCCATAGAACAGTGCTGGGCGCCGCTTAACCGGGCGATGTCGTTACAACAGCAATACCTGAAGTTATGCGGGAAACAATCTGAGCACAAAGCTGAACAGGCGAGGCTGCAAAGTGACTACGATGAAGCGGTAAAGCAATGTGGCCTCATGCGCGAAGAATTTGTTGCCCTCAGGCAGTCTTTAAAGGATGTCACGTTACTGCTGAAACAAGAGGAGCAACTGGCAGAGTTCCGGATGCAACTGACTGACGGCGAGGCGTGTCCGCTATGCGGCTCATTGTCTCATCCTGCCTCCGGGGAGGTCGCACTGGACGTGTCTGCTACTTTAACCCGCAAGCATGAACTGGAAGCACGCCTTAAAGAGGCGGAGAGTCGTGGCATTGCGCAAAACGAGCTTTGCGAGAGATTAAGGCTCGGACTGGAACAGAACACGCAGGCGCTGGAAAAAGCTATACAAGATTCAGATGACATTGCCGCACAGTGGGAAACCATATCACAGGAAGCCGGTGTTTCAGTTTCTCTGAATGATGAAACCGGACTGACTCAATATGAGCAGCAGCAAAAAAATCGGGGGGCAGTGCTGCGGGAACAGCGAAGCAGAGCAAATCTTGAGAAGGAAAAGCTTGCTGCACTCACCACAGAACTCAACGAGCTGCAACGGCAGGTAAGTCATGGTGAAAATCAGGTAGCACTCGCCGCTGAACGGTTGGCCCAATATCAGAAGCAGGCTGGTGACACACAAAGTGCACTTAAAAGCGCACAACAACAATGTGCTGCGCTGCACAATGCCATAGCGAAAGAAACCGCTGACGCCGGACATCCGTTACCGTCATCGGGTTTTGAAGCCTGGCTGGAAAGTCTGGAGGAGAAAGCGCAGCAATGGGCAGATACCAAAGAGCAGGTGACTGCCCTTGAGCAGCAGGCATCTCAGCAGGCGGTGTATCGTGAAAATGCACAGCAAAACTGGCAGGCAGCAAAAGCGCAGGCCGGTAAGCTGAGTACTGCATTTAACGCTTTATGTGACACCCTTACTCAGCATCAAACCGAACGCCATGCTCTGGCCGGTACAACTCCGTCGCAAACAGCCATCACGGAAGCGGAACAGCGCATCGCGCAGGCAAAGCAGGTAGCACAGCAGGCACAGGAGCGGGCAACGGCCGCAAAGGAGCGCCATACCGGCATCACATCTTCATTAAACGCTGCTGTTGAAGCGCTGGGAGCCGCGCAGCAAAAGACGGAAGAGTTATCTGAACGCTGGCAAATGCAGCGCAACCGGGCCGGTTTTGACAGCGATACAGATTTTCAAAATGCGTTACTTACACCCGGAGTACGTGATCAGCTCAGCCGTGAGAAGCAAACCCTGGAAGCTGCAACTCAACGTCATTCGGCGTTATTTGAAAGCGCCTGTACCCAGTACAACAGCTGGCTCAATGATGAACAGGCAGCACTGTGGCAACAGGCTGACGGCGATGAGTTGCAGAGTAAATATCAGCAGGCCAATGAAGAACGGGATCGCATTCTCACCCGACGGGGAGAACTGGCTGCCAGATGTCAGGCTGATGATGAGCAGCGTGAGAAATTGCACAGTTTGTCAGAAGGTATAGCGGAAAAAGAACAGGCGTTTGAGATCACATCTGCCCTGCACGGACTAATCGGTTCCGCCACCGGTGATAAATTCCGTAAATTTGCACAAGGCCTGACGCTGGATAATCTCATTGTACTGGCGAACCGTCAGTTACAACGTCTGCATGGCCGCTACAGGTTGCAGCGAAAGCAGGCGGACGGTCTGGCTATTCTGGTAGTGGATACCTGGCAGGGCGATATCGCCAGAGACACCCGGACTTTATCCGGTGGCGAGAGCTTTCTGGTCAGTTTGTCGCTGGCACTGGCGCTGTCTGATCTTGTCAGTCATAAAACCAGCATTGATTCGCTGTTTCTGGACGAAGGGTTTGGTACGCTGGATGCTCAAACACTTGATATTGCACTGGATGCGCTGGATAACTTAAACGCCTCCGGCAAAATGATTGGCGTGATCAGCCATATCGAAGCGATGAAAGAACGGATCCCGGTACAGATCAGGGTGAATAAGCGAAGTGGCCTCGGGATCAGCGAGCTGGATAAAAGCTTCCGCTTCTCCCCTGAAGCGCCTCTTGCCGGATAG
- a CDS encoding ROK family protein, which translates to MSRAAISQLTGISRPTISEAAGRLQGQSLVNETKKKTQNKQGRAGILYEINANRGVTLSVALDSQHIQMRLTDLAENIVAEEQFKLAALNGHAIPDYDVEAAHVPSTRIDSSEAFFQKLTTMAEDMVARTKSAVLAIGISIADPVNSETGQVLPLHGAPFPLAHDINFPSLFASMFHCPITIDNDVNWATMAERSQGNAIGEKNFMFFYFGRGIGAGIYINGHLIRGSSGIAGEVGYFKVDGSKNLQDYVVENQLGKALLENRSLYDHPAMDKIIHVISNAGILVNPDLIVIGGPLSRHDAFMKTLKDTIPQRTLMPTRVIASAMPDTAPLCGASAGAHELALASLGLIQHPE; encoded by the coding sequence ATGAGCAGAGCAGCCATCTCTCAGCTTACTGGCATTTCCCGCCCCACTATTTCAGAGGCTGCAGGACGTTTGCAGGGCCAGTCTCTGGTCAATGAAACGAAAAAGAAAACCCAGAATAAACAGGGCCGTGCAGGTATTCTTTATGAGATTAATGCTAACCGGGGTGTTACCTTGTCTGTTGCCCTGGACAGTCAGCACATTCAGATGCGCCTGACCGACCTGGCTGAAAATATTGTTGCAGAAGAACAGTTCAAATTAGCCGCGCTTAATGGCCACGCCATCCCCGACTACGATGTAGAAGCCGCACACGTGCCGTCCACACGCATAGACAGCAGCGAAGCCTTTTTCCAGAAGCTGACCACCATGGCTGAAGACATGGTGGCACGAACGAAAAGCGCAGTCCTCGCCATCGGCATTTCTATTGCCGACCCGGTGAATTCAGAAACGGGCCAGGTATTGCCTCTGCACGGTGCCCCTTTCCCCCTCGCCCACGATATTAATTTTCCCTCCCTGTTTGCCAGTATGTTCCATTGCCCCATTACCATTGATAACGACGTGAACTGGGCAACCATGGCGGAACGTTCGCAGGGTAATGCTATTGGCGAGAAGAACTTCATGTTCTTTTATTTTGGCCGGGGGATCGGTGCCGGCATTTATATCAACGGGCACCTTATCCGCGGTAGTTCAGGTATTGCCGGCGAAGTAGGCTATTTTAAAGTGGACGGTTCGAAGAACCTCCAGGATTACGTGGTAGAGAACCAGCTGGGTAAGGCCTTACTGGAAAACCGTTCTTTGTACGATCATCCGGCTATGGATAAAATTATCCACGTGATTTCTAACGCGGGTATTCTGGTTAATCCGGATCTCATAGTGATTGGTGGTCCGCTTTCCCGTCACGATGCCTTTATGAAAACACTGAAAGACACAATTCCACAAAGAACACTGATGCCGACCAGGGTCATTGCCAGCGCAATGCCGGATACCGCCCCGCTCTGCGGTGCATCAGCCGGCGCCCATGAACTGGCACTGGCTTCACTGGGGCTGATACAGCATCCTGAATAG
- a CDS encoding TonB-dependent receptor — translation MVASPVFAQDAPEQVEQIEVRGVRGSLSQSMNVKRQSTGVVDAISAEDMGKFPDTNLAESLQRITGVSINRVNGEGSEVTVRGFGGNFNLITLNGRQMPAANVASITGNPLDQGASGTTRSFDFSNLASEGVSGIEVYKTGRAAVPSGGIGATININTLKPLSQGENRASIGAKAMKDYSGDGVTPELSGVANWSNDDNTFGVAVFGSYQERDSGSRHMSVENYQLYNWDSTSPGTFGLVDGANVTNAPAEGQLVAMPSNLGLGLNEDNRERLNGMVTLQFAPSETLTLTADATYASNEINSTSVVDGIWFARQFTDMEFDGNPVVATPIRFTEDIDGGKDFFFQNLVMAAKDELTSFGFNADWWANDSLNLRFDANMANAKSGGNGPYGKNVIRFNVAGATAGWQTMDFGLDMPQASIVVDDSVKGNNNGIFDLADVGPQVTRAISSDQESDVKQFRFDGTWDEGSDVKVDFGIGYMATEMNQLRYETEAQLGGWGVADVGNIPEGLLEVTCTACAFEDHNMSGVAGADSIAQPAGSTTIPLGSVSFRGNAVDLLNAVAPAYGFTPGDLPSVGAQNNTVKEDILSLYAMATMDGEIGGFEANLVVGARYEKTDVESISLQSVPEQIIWLSDNDFTISYGDQTEALSQDHSYEAFLPNIDFSVNLTDDLKARASYSMTLARPAYNQMYTATSIGAPGRPTYLGGVASGSRGNAALDPLESNNFDLSLEYYYGDSSMVSVGYYRKDVDNFVGTQQVSQTLFGLLDATSGAAGTVSGEAIAELEARGIEVTERNFFTMSALLANPDVFPGGADEFEEGQAFADDVFANNNVEPMAGDPEMAFEVTQPVNNQSARISGYEFAWQHFFGDSGFGYQANFTIVDGDIGYDVGADPAIDQFALEGLSDSANLVLIYEKDGLSTRVAYNWRDSFLAEVNRGVSSVRNPLFIDEYKQVDVNVSYDFSEDLTVSMDVINLFEEGSRQYGRSYNNTFFIQELDRRIVLSARYSF, via the coding sequence ATGGTCGCATCACCTGTATTTGCTCAGGACGCACCAGAACAAGTAGAACAGATTGAAGTACGCGGTGTTCGCGGAAGTTTGTCTCAATCTATGAACGTAAAACGTCAGTCTACCGGTGTTGTTGACGCCATCTCTGCTGAAGACATGGGTAAATTCCCGGACACCAACCTGGCAGAATCTCTGCAGCGTATCACTGGTGTTTCTATCAACCGTGTAAACGGTGAAGGTTCAGAAGTTACCGTTCGTGGTTTCGGTGGTAACTTCAACCTGATCACATTAAACGGCCGTCAGATGCCTGCTGCTAACGTAGCATCTATCACCGGTAACCCGCTTGACCAGGGTGCTTCCGGTACAACCCGTTCTTTTGACTTCTCTAACCTGGCATCTGAAGGTGTAAGTGGCATTGAAGTTTATAAGACTGGCCGTGCAGCCGTACCATCAGGTGGTATCGGTGCAACAATTAACATCAATACGTTAAAGCCACTGTCTCAAGGTGAAAACCGTGCCTCTATCGGCGCGAAAGCCATGAAAGACTACAGCGGTGACGGTGTGACACCAGAATTAAGTGGTGTTGCGAACTGGTCAAACGATGACAACACATTTGGTGTAGCTGTGTTCGGTTCTTATCAGGAGCGTGACTCCGGTAGCCGCCACATGAGTGTTGAGAACTACCAGCTGTACAACTGGGATTCAACGTCTCCGGGTACTTTCGGTCTGGTAGACGGCGCTAACGTGACTAACGCACCTGCGGAAGGTCAGTTGGTTGCCATGCCTTCTAACTTAGGTTTAGGTTTGAACGAAGATAACCGTGAACGTCTGAACGGTATGGTTACTTTACAGTTCGCACCTTCAGAGACCTTAACGCTGACTGCTGACGCAACTTATGCCAGCAACGAAATTAACTCTACCTCTGTTGTTGACGGCATCTGGTTTGCCCGTCAGTTCACAGATATGGAATTCGATGGAAACCCGGTTGTTGCCACGCCAATTCGTTTCACTGAAGACATCGATGGTGGTAAAGACTTCTTCTTCCAGAACCTGGTGATGGCCGCTAAAGATGAACTGACATCTTTCGGTTTCAACGCTGACTGGTGGGCAAACGATTCACTGAACCTGCGTTTCGACGCTAACATGGCGAATGCAAAATCTGGCGGTAACGGTCCTTATGGTAAAAACGTAATCCGTTTCAACGTTGCTGGTGCAACTGCCGGCTGGCAAACCATGGACTTCGGTCTGGATATGCCTCAGGCAAGCATTGTTGTTGACGATTCTGTTAAAGGTAACAACAACGGTATTTTCGACCTGGCCGATGTTGGTCCTCAGGTTACCCGTGCCATTTCTTCTGATCAGGAATCTGACGTTAAGCAGTTCCGTTTCGACGGTACCTGGGACGAAGGTTCTGACGTAAAAGTTGACTTCGGTATCGGCTACATGGCGACCGAAATGAATCAGCTTCGTTATGAAACTGAAGCGCAGCTTGGTGGCTGGGGTGTTGCTGATGTAGGTAATATTCCTGAAGGTCTGCTGGAAGTGACTTGTACAGCATGTGCATTTGAAGATCACAACATGAGTGGTGTTGCCGGTGCGGACTCAATTGCTCAGCCTGCAGGTTCAACCACTATTCCTCTGGGTAGCGTATCTTTCCGCGGCAACGCAGTAGACCTGCTGAACGCTGTTGCGCCGGCTTATGGCTTCACCCCGGGTGATCTGCCTTCTGTTGGTGCTCAGAACAACACCGTTAAAGAAGATATCCTGTCTCTGTACGCGATGGCGACAATGGATGGCGAAATCGGTGGTTTCGAAGCTAACTTAGTGGTTGGTGCCCGTTATGAGAAGACAGACGTTGAGTCTATCTCTCTGCAATCTGTACCAGAGCAAATCATCTGGTTGTCAGATAACGACTTCACAATCAGCTATGGCGATCAGACTGAAGCGCTGTCTCAGGATCACTCTTATGAAGCGTTCCTGCCTAACATCGACTTCTCGGTTAACCTGACTGACGATTTGAAAGCCCGTGCTTCTTACAGCATGACGCTGGCTCGCCCTGCGTATAACCAGATGTACACTGCTACCAGCATTGGTGCGCCTGGTCGTCCTACTTACTTAGGCGGTGTGGCATCAGGTAGCCGCGGTAACGCTGCGCTGGATCCACTGGAGTCCAACAACTTCGACCTGTCACTTGAATACTACTATGGTGATTCAAGCATGGTGTCAGTAGGTTACTACCGTAAAGACGTAGACAACTTCGTTGGTACACAGCAGGTTTCTCAAACTCTGTTCGGTCTGCTTGATGCGACTTCAGGTGCAGCCGGTACTGTTTCAGGTGAAGCTATTGCAGAGCTTGAAGCACGTGGTATCGAAGTAACAGAACGTAACTTCTTCACCATGTCTGCGTTGCTTGCAAACCCTGACGTGTTCCCTGGTGGCGCTGATGAGTTCGAAGAAGGTCAGGCATTTGCTGATGACGTATTCGCTAACAACAATGTTGAGCCAATGGCAGGCGACCCTGAAATGGCCTTCGAAGTTACTCAGCCTGTAAACAACCAGAGTGCACGTATCTCCGGTTACGAGTTTGCATGGCAGCACTTCTTCGGTGACAGCGGTTTCGGTTACCAGGCTAACTTCACCATCGTTGACGGTGATATCGGTTACGATGTAGGTGCAGATCCGGCAATCGACCAGTTCGCACTGGAAGGCTTAAGTGACTCAGCTAACTTAGTACTGATTTACGAAAAAGACGGCCTGTCTACCCGTGTTGCTTACAACTGGCGTGATTCCTTCCTGGCGGAAGTAAACCGTGGCGTATCTTCTGTTCGTAACCCATTGTTCATCGATGAGTACAAGCAGGTAGACGTTAACGTAAGTTACGACTTCAGCGAAGACCTGACAGTAAGCATGGACGTAATCAACCTGTTCGAAGAAGGTTCACGTCAATACGGCCGTAGCTACAACAACACGTTCTTCATCCAGGAACTGGACAGACGTATTGTACTGAGTGCCCGCTACAGCTTCTGA
- a CDS encoding SapC family protein has product MSKPAVLNNVDHKDLKVNTRPGAFSGHQVNRTRVFASEISELHKEFPLVFYKDADSGELQIHSILGLSKDENLFLSEDGWTTRYIPAVLGRGPFSIAYRESDDAAPEPFICIDMDDPRVGEEGEVVFLPMGGESGYLNYVKKALQTIEAGAQYNKTLFTLVEEMDLLEPVNIEIKLSNVEQVNFSNYYSVNQEKLSQLDGDSLAKLSQYGMLGPLYFILSSLGNFQRLIDLKNAKSALI; this is encoded by the coding sequence ATGTCTAAACCAGCTGTTCTGAATAACGTCGATCATAAGGATCTGAAAGTTAATACCCGTCCGGGGGCTTTTTCCGGCCATCAGGTAAACCGTACCCGCGTATTCGCGTCTGAAATCAGTGAGCTGCACAAAGAGTTTCCGCTGGTATTTTATAAAGATGCCGACAGTGGCGAGTTGCAGATCCACAGTATTCTGGGGCTCAGCAAGGACGAAAACCTGTTCCTGAGTGAAGACGGATGGACAACCCGTTATATTCCTGCCGTGCTGGGGCGCGGCCCATTCAGTATTGCCTATCGCGAATCTGATGATGCTGCACCGGAGCCATTTATTTGTATTGATATGGACGATCCCCGAGTTGGCGAAGAAGGTGAAGTGGTCTTCCTGCCAATGGGTGGCGAATCCGGTTATCTGAATTATGTAAAAAAGGCATTGCAGACTATTGAAGCCGGTGCCCAATACAACAAAACTCTGTTCACGCTGGTGGAAGAGATGGATCTTCTGGAGCCGGTGAACATCGAGATTAAGCTCAGCAATGTAGAGCAGGTGAATTTCTCCAACTACTATTCTGTCAATCAGGAAAAGCTTTCTCAGCTTGACGGTGACAGTCTGGCAAAGTTAAGTCAGTACGGTATGCTTGGGCCGCTTTACTTTATTTTATCTTCACTGGGTAATTTTCAGCGTTTAATTGATCTGAAGAACGCAAAATCTGCGCTGATTTAG
- a CDS encoding cupin-like domain-containing protein encodes MVTPSRQTVTVWEGITPDAIPFDDLFALNQPVILKGLVNDWPMVKAGRTSSLDTMQMLEDNYSNKPMLVYRAPSEIQSRFGYNDTCTGFNFSAERSTIPDVFNTIRNELSEQEHEYLYVNSLVLKEGFPALADSHSLAFTHPEFEQNPVVAKIWLGTESVAAAHFDQPKNLACCVVGKRRFMLFPPEQVENLYPGPLHPTPGGQVVTLANLADPDFDKFPRLKEAMDNAWIADLEPGDGLYYPSMWWHEVTAYDRFNVMVNFWWMTTERHKGNPMDVLLHGMMSLREKPEQEKQAWKALFDYYVFGDAQRVREHLPPESRGALGEMDDINARRLRSMLISNLNR; translated from the coding sequence ATGGTTACACCTTCCCGACAAACCGTAACAGTGTGGGAAGGCATCACACCAGATGCCATCCCGTTTGATGATCTCTTCGCTCTTAACCAGCCGGTTATTCTTAAGGGGCTGGTAAACGACTGGCCAATGGTTAAAGCAGGGCGGACATCCTCCCTGGATACCATGCAGATGCTGGAAGATAACTACAGCAACAAACCCATGCTGGTGTATCGCGCACCATCAGAAATTCAGTCCCGCTTCGGATACAACGATACCTGTACCGGATTTAATTTCTCTGCAGAACGGTCAACGATCCCCGATGTGTTCAACACAATCCGTAATGAGCTCAGTGAACAGGAACATGAATACCTGTACGTTAACTCTCTGGTGCTGAAAGAAGGATTCCCTGCACTGGCAGACAGTCATTCTCTGGCGTTTACCCATCCTGAATTTGAGCAAAATCCGGTAGTCGCGAAAATCTGGCTGGGAACAGAATCTGTAGCCGCTGCACATTTTGATCAACCTAAAAATCTGGCCTGCTGCGTTGTGGGCAAACGCCGGTTCATGTTGTTTCCGCCGGAACAGGTGGAGAACCTTTATCCCGGGCCGCTGCATCCTACGCCGGGCGGTCAGGTTGTTACGCTGGCGAATCTCGCTGACCCTGACTTTGATAAGTTCCCCCGCCTTAAAGAGGCAATGGACAATGCGTGGATTGCTGACCTGGAACCCGGTGACGGCCTTTATTACCCCAGTATGTGGTGGCATGAAGTTACGGCATACGACCGCTTTAACGTAATGGTTAATTTCTGGTGGATGACCACTGAGCGTCATAAAGGCAATCCCATGGATGTGCTGTTACACGGCATGATGAGTTTGCGGGAAAAACCAGAACAGGAAAAACAAGCGTGGAAGGCGTTGTTTGATTATTACGTGTTTGGTGATGCGCAGCGTGTTCGTGAACATCTTCCGCCGGAGAGCCGCGGTGCGCTGGGGGAAATGGACGACATTAACGCCAGGCGTTTGCGTTCCATGTTAATCAGTAACCTGAACCGGTAA
- a CDS encoding tryptophan halogenase family protein, translating into MSENKKTKVVIAGGGTAGWLTAFSLATRLGNLLDITLVESDQIGTVGVGEATIPTMRSFHQLMGINEQEFMSATQATFKLGIQFENWGCKDENYLHSFGEIGQRAWMAEFHAFWMAAKENGYSAGLDDFCLELKAAREGKFALAAGKKPLNYAFHLDATAYAAWLRKKSEAAGVKRIEGKIATVDLHSETGNITALKLEKGKVIAGDVFIDCTGFRGLLIGEHLGVEYEDWSHYLAADSAIAVQTESVEPPLPYTRAIAHDAGWQWRIPLQTRTGNGIVYSSRFLSDEEAEKTLLANLDGKPLTQPRKLKFKTGRRVKAWHKNCVAIGLSGGFLEPLESTSIHLVTTALIRLMKLFPFSDNFGILAERFNEETAVELETIRDFIILHYHQTTRDDSPFWNHYRTMDVPGSLKHRLSIFRENGYVWPDDVSLFRVDSWVQVMMGQGLMPGSYHQAGKLLPPEGLKQQLTALKNQIDNQLAQLPPHAQFIEKYCPAGKVG; encoded by the coding sequence GTGAGCGAAAATAAAAAAACAAAAGTTGTCATTGCCGGTGGTGGTACAGCCGGCTGGCTGACTGCATTCAGTTTGGCTACCAGGCTGGGAAATTTACTCGACATTACGCTGGTTGAATCCGACCAGATTGGCACCGTGGGTGTGGGCGAAGCCACTATTCCTACCATGCGCAGTTTCCATCAGTTGATGGGCATAAACGAACAGGAATTTATGTCTGCCACCCAGGCCACATTCAAACTGGGCATTCAGTTTGAAAATTGGGGGTGTAAAGATGAAAACTATCTGCATTCCTTTGGCGAAATTGGTCAGCGCGCCTGGATGGCAGAGTTTCACGCTTTCTGGATGGCGGCAAAAGAAAATGGCTACAGTGCCGGACTGGACGACTTCTGTCTTGAGCTGAAAGCCGCCAGAGAAGGTAAGTTTGCCTTGGCGGCGGGTAAGAAACCACTGAATTATGCCTTTCATCTGGATGCCACGGCCTATGCCGCCTGGCTGCGTAAAAAGAGTGAAGCCGCCGGTGTAAAGCGCATTGAAGGCAAAATTGCTACAGTGGATCTCCACAGTGAAACTGGCAACATTACGGCATTAAAGCTGGAGAAGGGCAAGGTCATAGCCGGTGATGTGTTTATTGACTGCACTGGCTTTCGCGGACTGCTTATTGGTGAACACCTGGGTGTTGAGTACGAAGACTGGAGTCATTATCTCGCAGCCGACAGCGCCATTGCTGTGCAAACTGAGTCCGTTGAACCACCTTTACCTTACACCCGTGCTATTGCTCACGATGCCGGCTGGCAGTGGCGTATACCGCTGCAAACCCGCACCGGTAACGGCATTGTCTATTCCAGTCGTTTTCTCAGCGATGAAGAGGCTGAAAAGACACTGCTGGCAAACCTTGACGGCAAGCCCCTGACTCAACCACGGAAACTGAAGTTTAAAACCGGAAGGCGGGTAAAGGCGTGGCATAAGAACTGTGTCGCCATCGGTTTATCCGGCGGCTTTCTGGAGCCGCTTGAATCAACCAGTATTCACCTGGTCACCACGGCACTTATCCGTCTTATGAAGTTATTTCCGTTTTCGGATAATTTTGGAATATTAGCCGAAAGGTTTAACGAGGAAACGGCGGTTGAACTTGAAACTATCCGGGACTTTATTATCCTTCATTATCATCAGACTACACGTGATGACAGTCCGTTCTGGAACCACTACAGGACAATGGATGTGCCCGGTTCGCTGAAACACAGACTGTCGATTTTTCGTGAAAATGGTTATGTGTGGCCTGACGATGTATCGCTGTTCAGAGTGGACTCATGGGTACAGGTTATGATGGGGCAGGGACTGATGCCCGGAAGCTATCATCAGGCCGGTAAATTGCTCCCGCCTGAAGGACTGAAACAACAGTTAACAGCGTTAAAGAATCAAATTGATAACCAGTTGGCGCAATTGCCGCCACACGCACAATTCATAGAGAAATATTGCCCGGCAGGGAAGGTGGGTTAA